The following are encoded in a window of Rosa chinensis cultivar Old Blush chromosome 4, RchiOBHm-V2, whole genome shotgun sequence genomic DNA:
- the LOC112199071 gene encoding alpha-galactosidase yields MVMAAAHWLCSRQQRAALVAICISFVFNTNRAVAGRQIIRSSIGQDHIRRNLLDNGLGITPPMGWNSWNHFNCHIEEKLIRETADSMVSTGLAALGYEYINLDDCWAELDRDSEGNFVPKSSAFPSGIKALADYVHSKGLKLGIYSDAGTLTCSKQMPGSLGHEEQDAQTFASWGIDYLKYDNCHNTGTSPKERYPVMSKALLNSRRPIFFSLCEWGQEDPATWAASVGNSWRTTGDIGDNWNSMTSRADQNDKWASYAGPGGWNDPDMLEVGNGGMTEEEYRAHFSIWALAKAPLLIGCDIRSMDNATLNLLSNKEVIAVNQDKLGEQGKQVTSGTDLQVWAGPLSDDRVALVLWNRGPSKATVTAHWSDIGLEPTTVVKPRDLWEHSTGSSVSETLSADLESHACKMYVLTPK; encoded by the exons ATGGTCATGGCAGCAGCTCATTGGTTATGTTCTCGGCAGCAGCGAGCAGCTTTGGTGGCGATCTGCATTTCTTTTGTGTTCAATACCAACCGCGCAGTTGCTGGTCGGCAGATAATAAGATCCAGTATTGGACAGGATCATATTAGGAGGAACCTCTTGGACAATGGACTAGGTATAACACCACCTATGGG ATGGAATAGTTGGAATCACTTCAACTGTCACATTGAAGAAAAATTGATTAGAGAAACTG CGGACTCGATGGTATCAACAGGACTTGCTGCACTTGGCTACGAATATATAAATTTAG ATGATTGCTGGGCTGAACTTGATCGAGATTCGGAG GGAAATTTCGTTCCTAAATCTTCAGCATTTCCATCTGGAATCAAGGCTTTAGCAGATTATGTCCATAGCAAAGGGCTGAAGCTTGGGATTTACTCTGATGCTGG AACTCTGACATGCAGTAAACAAATGCCCGGATCACTAGGCCATGAGGAACAAGATGCACAAACTTTCGCTTCCTGG GGAATTGACTACTTGAAGTATGATAATTGTCACAATACGGGTACAAGTCCTAAAGAAAG GTATCCAGTAATGAGTAAAGCTTTACTAAACTCCAGAAGGCCCATCTTCTTTTCCCTATGTGAATG GGGACAGGAAGACCCTGCAACTTGGGCAGCGAGTGTTGGAAATAGTTGGAGAACAACAGGAGACATTGGTGATAACTGGAATAG TATGACATCTCGCGCGGATCAAAACGACAAATGGGCATCATACGCTGGGCCTGGAGGATGGAATG ATCCTGATATGCTTGAAGTTGGAAATGGAGGTATGACTGAGGAGGAATATCGTGCACATTTCAGCATCTGGGCATTAGCTAAG GCTCCTCTGTTAATTGGATGTGATATACGATCTATGGACAATGCGACTCTCAATCTGTTAAGCAACAAGGAAGTTATTGCAGTTAATCAAG ACAAACTTGGAGAACAAGGGAAACAAGTTACAAGTGGTACGGATTTGCAG GTATGGGCTGGCCCTCTTAGTGATGACAGGGTAGCATTAGTACTGTGGAACAGAGGTCCTTCAAAAGCTACGGTCACTGCTCATTGGTCCGATATAGGCCTTGAACCAACAACCGTTGTCAAACCAAGAGATTTATGGGAG CATTCAACTGGATCATCAGTCAGTGAAACACTCTCTGCCGATCTCGAGTCTCATGCTTGCAAAATGTACGTACTAACTCCCAAGTAA
- the LOC112198051 gene encoding prefoldin subunit 1 — translation MADEANRAAFMEIQGRMIELTAKLKQVQNQMRNKEGEKKRAFLTLEEIRPLPDDANTYKSIGRTFVLEPKSVLVNEQEQKLKDSESAIASLQTSKEYIEKQIGEVESNLRELLNQDPSLARQIMSMTVM, via the exons ATGGCCGACGAAGCCAACAGAGCT GCGTTCATGGAGATTCAAGGTCGCATGATCGAGCTCACCGCCAAACTCaagcag GTGCAGAACCAGATGCGaaacaaagaaggagaaaagaagcgTGCTTTTCTAACCCTAGAGGAAATTCGCCCTTTGCCTGATGACGCCAATACTTACAAATCCATAG GAAGAAC GTTTGTTTTAGAGCCCAAGTCAGTGTTGGTGAATGAACAGGAGCAGAAGCTCAAGGATAGTGAGAGCGCAATTGCCTCACTACAG ACCTCAAAGGAATACATTGAGAAACAGATTGGAGAGGTGGAGAGCAACTTGAGGGAGCTATTGAACCAGGATCCAAGTCTTGCTCGTCAGATAATGTCCATGACTGTAATGTGA